Part of the Oscillibacter hominis genome is shown below.
TTGAGGCAGCCGGCGGAGCTGTTCCACCACCCAGCCGGAGACCGTGCTGGCGTCACACTGGCCGCGGATGGAGAAGAGGTCATACAGGTCGGAGAGGTCGGCGCTGCCGGAGATAAGGTAGCTGCCGTTGCCCTGGGGGCGGAAATACTCTGACACCTCGTCGTGCTCATCCCAGATTTCACCCACCAGCTCCTCCATGATGTCCTCCATGGTCACAAGGCCCTCTGTGCCGCCATACTCATCCACTACCACGGCCATGTGCAGCTTCTTGGTCTGAAGCGTCCGCAGCAGCTGATCCACCCGGGTGTTGGGCGCGGTGTAGTGGATGGGGCTGATGCAGGCGGAGATGTCGCCCTGGCCCCGGTAGCGGGCGGAATAAAAGTCCTTTTCGTGGACGACACCGATGATATCGTCAATGCCCTCGTGATAGACCGGGAGCCGGGAGTAGCCGCTTTCGGCAAAGATGGCGGCGATCTCCTCCGTGGTGGCCCGGTCTGAGATGGCGGCAATGTCCACCCGGGGCGTCAGGATGTCGCCTGCCTCCAGATCGCCGAAGGTGATGGCCGAGCGGATCAGCTCGCTCTCATGCTGGTCCAGCCCGCCTTCGTTCTCCGCCTCGGAGACCATGGTGATCAGCTCCTCCTCCGTGATACCCTGGCTCTCCTCTGTGCGGAATATCACACTGAGCAGCCGCTTCCACTGGGCAAAGAGGAAGTTCAGCGGCCGCAGGATCACAAGGAAGACGCGCAGCACCGGCGCCGAGGCCATGGCAAATTTCTCCGGGTTCTCCTTGGCCAGGCTTTTGGGGGAGATCTCGCCGAAGATGAGGATGACCACAGTGAGCACCACCGTAGAGACCGTGGGG
Proteins encoded:
- a CDS encoding HlyC/CorC family transporter, which translates into the protein MDSPSITMAIAILALICLSAYFSATETAFSSLNRIRLKSKADGGDRRAALALSLSEEYDRLLSTILIGNNIVNITATTVGTVLFTRLAGAYGPTVSTVVLTVVILIFGEISPKSLAKENPEKFAMASAPVLRVFLVILRPLNFLFAQWKRLLSVIFRTEESQGITEEELITMVSEAENEGGLDQHESELIRSAITFGDLEAGDILTPRVDIAAISDRATTEEIAAIFAESGYSRLPVYHEGIDDIIGVVHEKDFYSARYRGQGDISACISPIHYTAPNTRVDQLLRTLQTKKLHMAVVVDEYGGTEGLVTMEDIMEELVGEIWDEHDEVSEYFRPQGNGSYLISGSADLSDLYDLFSIRGQCDASTVSGWVVEQLRRLPQSGDRFQWEGLDVTVTQVDHRRVLEVLVKPVPEEAQ